One part of the Phragmites australis chromosome 3, lpPhrAust1.1, whole genome shotgun sequence genome encodes these proteins:
- the LOC133912522 gene encoding acyl carrier protein 2, mitochondrial-like isoform X2 gives MAAAAARSLLLRHLRLAAAPSAASVRPAAALQGAMWGRRSMSSEEAKGSFLDKSEVTDRIIKVVRNFQKIDDPSKVTPDAHFKNDLGLDSLDAVEVVMALEEEFGFEIPDNETDKIDSIKVAVDFIASHPQAK, from the exons atggcagcggcggcggctagGAGCCTGCTTCTGAGGCACCTCCGCTTGGCGGCCGCCCCGTCGGCGGCGTCCGTcaggccggcggcggcgcttcaGGGGGCCATGTGGGGGCGGCGGTCGATGTCGTCGGAGGAGGCCAAGGGGTCGTTCCTGGACAAGAGCGAGGTCACCGACCGCATCATCAAGGTTGTCAGGAACTTCCAGAAGATCGACGACCCCTCCAAG GTGACACCAGATGCCCATTTCAAGAATGATCTTGGCCTAGACAGTTTGGACGCAGTGGAGGTTGTCATGGCCTTGGAAGAGGAATTTGGTTTTGAGATACCTGACAATGAAACTGACAAGATTGACTCCATCAAAGTTGCAGTTGACTTCATTGCCTCACACCCGCAAGCAAAATGA
- the LOC133912522 gene encoding acyl carrier protein 2, mitochondrial-like isoform X1, protein MAAAAARSLLLRHLRLAAAPSAASVRPAAALQGAMWGRRSMSSEEAKGSFLDKSEVTDRIIKVVRNFQKIDDPSKLLIEGQGGTNGTCIIGYANSERHCAALPKILDKHDSSEIGALCTITAGNQQGSVSTENRS, encoded by the exons atggcagcggcggcggctagGAGCCTGCTTCTGAGGCACCTCCGCTTGGCGGCCGCCCCGTCGGCGGCGTCCGTcaggccggcggcggcgcttcaGGGGGCCATGTGGGGGCGGCGGTCGATGTCGTCGGAGGAGGCCAAGGGGTCGTTCCTGGACAAGAGCGAGGTCACCGACCGCATCATCAAGGTTGTCAGGAACTTCCAGAAGATCGACGACCCCTCCAAG CTGTTAATTGAAGGTCAAGGTGGTACTAATGGTACTTGCATAATTGGGTATGCTAACAGTGAGCGCCATTGTGCTGCACTACCGAAAATTTTAGATAAACATGACAGTTCAGAAATTGGTGCTCTATGTACGATAACTGCGGGGAATCAGCAAGGATCAGTGAGTACTGAAAATCGTTCATAA
- the LOC133912523 gene encoding protein EARLY RESPONSIVE TO DEHYDRATION 15-like isoform X1: MTGAAQTSSSSIIFPEAAFRRQTRFRSGPASSSKEGSLDCSLRVALLYKWRPSRNSLAAHPTPLHPIRRYFLPRRRDPLLRSPAPADPSIHPGTARNGRRRSGSMSAMAVSSSLNPNAPIFIPAAFLQVEDFSPQWWDLVTTTAWFRDHWSRQHSDLDDMAEELDAAAGLLPDALDDDDLFFDDQPEQTLAVQAAQAQQPSPAALKTCTGAVLKALNLSSPKGGDAPRGFREKPRHSEKPAKHAGSPKSGAPRVIHQPR, translated from the exons ATGACCGGCGCTGCTCAGACCAGCTCTAGTAGCATTATTTTCCCGGAAGCTGCCTTCAGGCGACAGACACGCTTCCGTTCCGGCCccgccagcagcagcaaggaaggCTCGCTCGATTGCAGCCTGCGCGTGGCCCTGCTCTATAAATGGAGGCCTAGCAGAAACTCGCTCGCTGCCCACCCCACCCCACTTCACCCCATTCGCAGATATTTTCTTCCCCGTCGCCGAGACCCCCTGCTGCGCTCCCCAGCGCCGgccgatccatccatccatccaggAACCGCAAG GAACGGGAGGAGACGAAGTGGAAGCATGAGCGCCATGGCGGTGTCGTCGTCGCTGAACCCGAATGCGCCGATTTTCATCCCGGCGGCGTTCCTGcaggtggaggacttctcgccGCAGTGGTGGGACCTCGTCACCACCACCGCCTGGTTCCGCGACCACTGGTCCCGCCAGCACAGCGACCTCGACGACATGGCAGAGGAGCTCGACGCCGCGGCCGGCCTCCTGCCCGACGCCTTGGACGACGACGACCTCTTCTTTGACGACCAGCCCGAGCAAACCCTCGCCGTCCAGGCCGCGCAGGCGCAGCAGCCATCACCAGCCGCTCTCAAGACTTGTACGG GCGCTGTGCTCAAGGCGCTGAACCTGTCTTCCCCGAAGGGCGGTGACGCCCCGCGTGGTTTCCGGGAGAAGCCCAGGCACTCCGAGAAGCCGGCGAAGCACGCTGGCAGCCCGAAGAGCGGTGCACCCCGTGTGATCCACCAGCCTCGCTAG
- the LOC133912523 gene encoding protein EARLY RESPONSIVE TO DEHYDRATION 15-like isoform X2 — MTGAAQTSSSSIIFPEAAFRRQTRFRSGPASSSKEGSLDCSLRVALLYKWRPSRNSLAAHPTPLHPIRRYFLPRRRDPLLRSPAPADPSIHPGTARNGRRRSGSMSAMAVSSSLNPNAPIFIPAAFLQVEDFSPQWWDLVTTTAWFRDHWSRQHSDLDDMAEELDAAAGLLPDALDDDDLFFDDQPEQTLAVQAAQAQQPSPAALKTCAVLKALNLSSPKGGDAPRGFREKPRHSEKPAKHAGSPKSGAPRVIHQPR; from the exons ATGACCGGCGCTGCTCAGACCAGCTCTAGTAGCATTATTTTCCCGGAAGCTGCCTTCAGGCGACAGACACGCTTCCGTTCCGGCCccgccagcagcagcaaggaaggCTCGCTCGATTGCAGCCTGCGCGTGGCCCTGCTCTATAAATGGAGGCCTAGCAGAAACTCGCTCGCTGCCCACCCCACCCCACTTCACCCCATTCGCAGATATTTTCTTCCCCGTCGCCGAGACCCCCTGCTGCGCTCCCCAGCGCCGgccgatccatccatccatccaggAACCGCAAG GAACGGGAGGAGACGAAGTGGAAGCATGAGCGCCATGGCGGTGTCGTCGTCGCTGAACCCGAATGCGCCGATTTTCATCCCGGCGGCGTTCCTGcaggtggaggacttctcgccGCAGTGGTGGGACCTCGTCACCACCACCGCCTGGTTCCGCGACCACTGGTCCCGCCAGCACAGCGACCTCGACGACATGGCAGAGGAGCTCGACGCCGCGGCCGGCCTCCTGCCCGACGCCTTGGACGACGACGACCTCTTCTTTGACGACCAGCCCGAGCAAACCCTCGCCGTCCAGGCCGCGCAGGCGCAGCAGCCATCACCAGCCGCTCTCAAGACTT GCGCTGTGCTCAAGGCGCTGAACCTGTCTTCCCCGAAGGGCGGTGACGCCCCGCGTGGTTTCCGGGAGAAGCCCAGGCACTCCGAGAAGCCGGCGAAGCACGCTGGCAGCCCGAAGAGCGGTGCACCCCGTGTGATCCACCAGCCTCGCTAG